The following coding sequences lie in one Bacteroidota bacterium genomic window:
- a CDS encoding DUF4292 domain-containing protein, whose amino-acid sequence MKVKPSYILLIFVLVIAAGCGATRKIIKEPLKEEGIDYLFNKLKENELKFDQFNAKFNLEYVHNKKKTEFKGQIRIKKDSMIWVSFSPALGIEAARMLITYDSVKFINRMNKTYFEGDYNYLNDFLDTNIDFDVLQALILGNDLSHFEDGKFRASIENKTYKLATASRAKLKRYIRSHEIEPIVFIQSIWLSPENFKISQLSLKEIKKENKKLQANYSKFMELDKQLFPRVVDFDLQAESKIEVHLVFSKITINEELNYPFNVPSKFDLITKFE is encoded by the coding sequence ATGAAAGTTAAGCCAAGCTATATATTGTTAATATTTGTTTTAGTGATTGCTGCCGGATGCGGTGCCACAAGAAAAATTATTAAAGAGCCATTAAAAGAAGAAGGCATTGATTATTTATTTAATAAGTTAAAGGAGAACGAATTAAAATTCGATCAATTCAATGCCAAGTTTAATTTAGAATATGTTCACAACAAGAAAAAAACAGAATTTAAAGGTCAGATCCGGATCAAAAAAGATAGTATGATTTGGGTGTCGTTTTCTCCTGCCTTAGGTATCGAAGCAGCACGAATGTTAATTACCTACGATTCCGTTAAATTTATAAATAGGATGAACAAAACCTATTTCGAAGGAGATTATAATTATCTGAACGATTTTTTAGACACAAATATTGATTTTGATGTCTTACAAGCATTGATTCTCGGAAATGATTTAAGCCATTTTGAAGATGGAAAGTTTAGGGCCAGTATTGAAAATAAGACATATAAGTTAGCAACAGCATCAAGAGCCAAACTGAAACGCTATATTCGAAGTCACGAAATTGAACCAATTGTTTTCATACAAAGTATTTGGCTTTCGCCCGAAAATTTTAAAATATCACAACTATCATTAAAAGAAATCAAAAAGGAGAACAAAAAGCTTCAGGCAAACTATAGCAAGTTTATGGAACTTGATAAACAACTATTTCCAAGGGTAGTTGACTTTGACCTACAGGCAGAAAGCAAAATTGAGGTGCATTTGGTATTTTCAAAAATTACGATTAACGAAGAAC
- a CDS encoding tetratricopeptide repeat protein, giving the protein MKKIINIILLILIVTGKPIIGFSQKTNIEIDQKISTLNLKENATLFVEANKEKNLGNLKKAEDLYKRCIELVPDDAASMYELATIYLMNNEIESAKKLAESTVKIDTTNIWYKLLLSNIYKIDKSYQKSVEVLEDLSRQNPENLEYTEELAQNYIIIGEYEKAIKALNTIENKIGVTEQLAIQKQKLYQNLNQVESGIGEIEKLIHEFPTEARYYALLAELCLKNDLDEKALNAYKQITELDPENPYIHISLSDFYRKSGDTLRAFQELKTGFENDQLDIDSKIQILVSYYTVEQIFSERNKEAEELVSLLANKYPENSRIHSIKSEILFQARDFIKAKESLLKAISIDSTLFGSWEQLLITESALSDFKAMAEHSRKVIELFPDRPLAYLFSGLVNFQNKNYEEAISYYKKGLVLVQSNAALSVQFYSFLGDAYHELDNNTDSDQAYESALKLDPENSVVLNNYAYYLALRSEKLDQAKRMSFKAVDLDPENASNLDTKAWVLYKMKLFEEAKIVIERAMEIGEQNSAEVYEHYGDILFQLGDIKKAVKFWKMARKKGSESEWINKKIKEKKLYE; this is encoded by the coding sequence ATGAAAAAAATAATTAATATAATCCTTCTTATTTTAATTGTTACTGGAAAACCCATCATAGGATTTAGCCAAAAAACGAATATTGAAATCGATCAAAAAATCTCAACTTTAAACCTTAAAGAAAACGCAACATTATTTGTAGAAGCCAATAAAGAAAAGAACCTGGGGAATCTAAAGAAAGCCGAAGACTTATACAAAAGATGTATTGAGCTCGTTCCGGATGACGCTGCATCGATGTACGAACTTGCCACTATTTATCTCATGAATAATGAGATTGAGTCCGCAAAAAAATTGGCAGAAAGTACGGTTAAAATAGACACTACCAATATCTGGTATAAACTATTGCTTTCGAATATTTATAAAATAGATAAATCGTATCAAAAGAGCGTAGAAGTTTTGGAAGATTTATCAAGACAGAATCCCGAGAACCTTGAATATACTGAAGAATTGGCTCAGAATTATATCATAATCGGAGAATACGAAAAGGCTATCAAAGCATTAAACACTATTGAAAATAAAATTGGGGTTACCGAACAACTTGCAATTCAAAAACAGAAATTATATCAGAATTTGAATCAAGTTGAATCTGGTATTGGCGAAATTGAAAAATTAATCCATGAGTTCCCAACAGAGGCCAGATATTATGCATTATTGGCAGAATTATGTTTAAAAAATGATTTGGATGAAAAGGCTTTAAATGCCTATAAACAAATTACCGAATTAGATCCGGAAAATCCCTACATCCACATTTCACTTTCCGATTTTTACCGAAAATCAGGAGATACTTTAAGAGCATTTCAGGAATTAAAAACTGGTTTTGAAAACGACCAATTAGATATCGATTCCAAAATTCAGATTTTGGTCTCTTATTATACTGTTGAGCAAATTTTTAGTGAAAGGAATAAAGAAGCCGAAGAGTTGGTTTCATTGTTGGCCAATAAATATCCTGAAAACTCACGTATTCATTCAATTAAATCAGAAATTTTATTTCAGGCACGAGATTTTATAAAAGCCAAGGAATCACTATTAAAGGCCATTTCTATTGATAGTACTCTTTTTGGATCCTGGGAACAATTGCTCATTACCGAATCTGCACTATCCGACTTCAAGGCTATGGCCGAACATAGTCGCAAAGTTATTGAATTATTTCCTGATAGGCCATTGGCATACTTATTTTCAGGGCTTGTTAATTTTCAAAACAAGAACTACGAAGAAGCAATCTCTTACTATAAGAAAGGTCTGGTATTGGTGCAAAGCAATGCAGCCTTATCTGTTCAGTTTTATTCTTTTTTAGGAGATGCTTATCACGAATTAGATAATAACACTGACTCTGATCAAGCCTATGAAAGTGCTCTCAAACTAGATCCTGAAAACTCAGTTGTACTTAATAATTATGCATATTATTTGGCTTTACGTTCAGAAAAACTGGATCAGGCAAAGCGAATGTCGTTCAAGGCAGTTGATCTTGACCCTGAAAATGCTTCAAACTTGGATACAAAAGCTTGGGTGTTGTATAAAATGAAGTTATTTGAAGAAGCAAAAATAGTAATTGAAAGAGCCATGGAAATTGGTGAACAAAATAGTGCAGAAGTTTATGAGCATTATGGAGATATTTTATTTCAATTAGGGGATATAAAGAAAGCGGTTAAATTCTGGAAAATGGCGCGTAAAAAGGGTTCAGAATCCGAATGGATAAATAAAAAAATTAAAGAGAAAAAATTATATGAATAA